From Daucus carota subsp. sativus chromosome 6, DH1 v3.0, whole genome shotgun sequence:
tagaatttgacaaaattcggttaaaatcgatggctaattggacaaaaattggattaattggttgaaaatcaggccgaatattagaatttacaaaattatttatttattattaaaacataaatataaatatataatacatacatatattggagttttaaatatgaagcaattattattaaaacataaatacaaatatataatacatacgccctccgtcccaccaggattgtttgcacgcattttgagcctcttataaagtatagttcaataatgttttttttaatttttttttgaataaaagtttaaatgtcaaaacttttttcaggattttttttaaaatatatatatgatgtaagtattatatacttatatataataagcgtaagggagataatttggtcgcatggtcctgtggtccaaaagcttatcatcagttggatcgtatattgaacaaataagcaccgttagattagaacaaattaaattatgtataagaaaactgatatctacttgcatgttaataattttttttctgaatccaaaataaattttgtctttcatgtgtttttggtttttttttaattcaaaataaatatttcttacaaattttaattgtagaatcatataaaccgcaccgtcacaaaattatttttatccatcggattgtatattgaacaaataagcacatTTAGATTAGAACAAAGTTAACTTCAgttccataagacaactgatatttacttgcatatttataattccttttctgaatccaaaaaaaattctgtatttcatgtgtttatgattttctttaatccaaaataaatattttctaccaattttatttttaaaatcatataaaccGCACCGTCacagaattatttttatctaatatattttaaaattaataagactgatttatgtgaggaacgaatacaaaatttttttcttaatccaaaacaaattctaccatcttattgcatgtttatgattcatcttcttgattcaaaacaaattgtgtttatcaattttaatctcgaaccataaaaatttttagaaaaatatttaaatcacattataataattctaatataaaataaatttataaatataatctaatcgGAGTTGTCGTCACATATtgtacttaaaataatttaaaatttgatagaaagaatttaatactttggcatgatacatagaattttaatttattatttataaattaatttttatacatcatttaaaatatatttaaaaagtgtataaataattaaaaagctcccgtgccttgcacgggctataagctagtactttataaaagtcttaaaatgcgtgccaaaaagtaacgtaaagaacctgttgggacggagggagtatatatattggaattttaaatatgaagtaatttaatgtatattaatggttagacattaatgtctaataaatacattagtgttaaaagtcaataatgacctTTATATAAAAAAGTGTATTTTATAGTCACTTTGAATAAAATTACTCAAGtttgttgtattatatatataatagatttcaATTGGGtagctatattttatatatatacaattttgttagatatatatattatatatataatgtatttttattaaaatacctTCGGTTTGGGTTGAGTTggccaaataaaatttaaaatcatgccAACCCATTAAAATCGGGTTGGAGCAGATTCAACCCAATCAAAAAACGGTTTAAAACTTTCGGTTTAGTTCGACCGAAAATAAAGCCGGTTTGGATCGGTTTAAACGGTTTGGGCAACCCATGTACATCCCTCCCTTCCCACAGATGATAAATACTGCTACTGCTTTGGTGATTTGACATGCAGTCATGCATTTATATGTTTCGTGTAGTTAAAATTGTACAGTAGTAATCTTTGACTTACTTTTTTCTTTgctaaaatttcattaaaaaatattaatattttaatatatctgacaaaaaattagtttaaaatatattagttaattatatgttcaaattatttaaattatgctcACAAGTCTCAACTGAacaatttttttgctaaaactTGGATTTTGCTTTAAAATACTACTCTTCGCAAGGAAACAAGATGCACTTGGTTAGTTGGAACTTGGAAGTGGCCAGAAACTGATGTCAGTTTGTCTCGCAAAAagtgtttattatttatacgtgaaaaattaattataagtgaaaaataatttttaatttatttgtttggatatttataatttatcagatataaaaattattaatataatactaaaatattataaactattttttaaaatgatcctattcatttttgtaaaatcaaatttcaaaaaaaatcactaaaaaaaccAGAATTTTCAACTTTCTAATATTCCGACTTATAAGTCGAGAATTGACCTattgattttttatacaaacaatacaaataagctaattctaacttataagtctaAAAACTCCAAAAAAAAACTCAGCCAAACAGACGCTAAATAAGTTAAGACGGTGTTGCCCGTGTTTACATCCatgataaaaatatgtatttttgttgTTCCTTCCGTTTCATTTACACTCCTTTAatgaaaatatcatatatatattgataaaccATAAATAtgatgttttattctcatttttatcattaaaattgtATCAATTATACAagaatatgattaaattttatcataatttgtatgataattgttaaaaattatatgagttAATGAAATtcaatattgaaaataaaatacaaattataacaGACAAAAAAGAggacaaaaattataattttttacaaataatacAATTAAAACAATCGTGATCATACTAGTAGGTTGATAGACGCCTGGGCGGCTCGTCAACGGGAAAGATTGCTGCTGATTTAGCTGAAGCAATCACTTTTAAGGAATAAGGAGGCCATGGGTTTGATTAACAGATTCTCTAATCCTGTGTTGATTTGTTTTTGTCCGTTGAAATTACTTCTGATGCTTGTAGTTGGGCCAGTTGTCCAGCAGCTTTCAAAGTTTCAAAATAGTCCCGGTTTTTATAGATTCAATGTCCTGGGTCCATTAATTTTCTCCTTTCCAAGAAATACAcacattattttcaatttttttatgaataaaagtgtaacatttatatttttatttagaaaaaaataatttagtatAAAACAAGTATTATTTAGGAACCGAGGGAGTACTAAAATTTGACTCGTCAATGATCCAGGCCCGGGGGTGATAAAGAGTAAATTTAGAGATCAACAtaataaagatgaaactaacATGAGTTGCCAGATTTCAGACTACTGAATAAACTTCCAAGAATGCGAAAAATGATAGCACGAAACAAAGTTCAGGTACACAGTTAAATGCAGCTATTAAATATTCTAGACATGTTAAATCCAGGAAGCATGTTGAGATATCAGCTCCAGTCTTGCTGCACTAAGTGAGGCTTCATGGTTTTATTGCAGTCTTTGCCACTCTGTAACTAATTATGTAAAAGATGGTATGGAGGGGTCGTAAAACTCACGATGCTGCGGTTTACCACGAAAGCAGATTTGATTTATCAGTGGCCTTTTATGCGCAAATGCTGGTTTGTGAAGCACATTTGGCGTCTCATCGCCCAGAACTGAATTAGAACAGGATGCTTCTGCAACAATTTCATTCTCAACGTACATGCCCTTTTGCTTGTCCCAATAATATGGCGAAGAAGTGGCTGGGGACTTTGAGAAGGAGCAAGAACGCGTTCTACGCGTGGCATTGAAATGTGGCATAGTCTGCATAACACCGTGAACTAAGCCTGATGCAAATTTCTTTTTGGcagtgggacttggggcgttgcTCCTTACTGAAAGCGCGCGCTTGTGGTTAGGGAGTGAAGAAGGTTTTGAGTATTTTGATCGAAGTGAAACAGGGACTTCTTCTGAGCTGGTGACTGAATTTTCATCTACTGTTTTTTCCAGGGGCTCTGGCTCGGGCTTGGATTTTCTCTTCCTCATCTTAGGCCAGTGGAGGAAGCGTCTCCAACGCTGAGATGCATCAGTCCCAGAAcctgatttaatatttatttttgggcTCTGCTTCTCTGAAATCAAAACATGTTTATTCGGTTGTGCCAACTCAGGGCTCAACCTTGCACTGCCACAGGCATTTGATCCTTTGTCAGTGACCATCTGTGAGAGTATTTCTGAGTCGGGGATTTCAAATGAAGTTCCTGGACTGCTTTCAATACTTCGCATCCTTAAGTGGGAAGCAATGACTTTTCGTGCTGAATGATCTTGGCAATTAAAGATACCTCCGGCTGAAATCAGCTGCCTAGTAAGGATTTCTGATGATGCAGAGCGTGGGCGTTGTTTAAGGAGATCAAGAGCCGTCATCCCATCATTATCACATATGTTGACATTGATTGAGTGAGCAGTCATTAGTAATTCCACCAGATCAGTATGAATGTTCCCAATTACGGCCAAATGGAGAGCAGTTCTCCCATCATTATTCTTCGCATTAATGATTTCCTCAATGACAAAATTGTTGCCACGCGCCAAGTTCTTCATGAGCTCAATCTGACGGTCCACTCTCCGAAATATAGGGATTTGGAAACCAGCCACAGCCCTGTGTAAGAATGTTTCTCCAGCATTATTTTTTGAGTACATGGATGGCGGAGATGCATGCATTAAAACCTCAACTGCAGCTAATTGACCCCTGTAAGCAGCCACATGCAAAGATGTGTTTCCCTGATTGTCTACTGAGTTAATGATATCAGAACTTGTTATAAGATCTTTAACTACCTGCATTCAGAATCATATTCGTCAGAATGGACTATCTACAAATGAAGTAAGTAGTTTCTCAACCATGTGTATCTAAATATCTAAAGCGCATTAACCTATAATCTGGCGCAACCTTTAACAGCCATAGAACTTTAGTTTGATATAATGCTACCTTGATTTCCAAGAACTAATTAATGTCAATAATTGGTCTATCGTTCCAACTTCCAAGTCAGAACAAATTGTATATACTTTTAAAGTTCCCTTGCAGACTGGGAACATGGATATTGCTGGTTTCTGGACACTAATATGTTAAAGTAAAAAGTTAAGTAATTATCACAACTAAAGAAACCAGCTAACAAGCTTATATCAGGCAAAATATTGTTGCATTTTCTGACTTTAGGAAAAAGGTTGATGCAAATTAGGTGTGTATCTTTAGAATAACTCTAAAAGCAATTTCAACATAGGTTGccaaagaaaattcaaaagacAACATAGAAGGTAAAGGCTTACCTCAACTTGACCCCGACCAGCAGCTGCGTGTAAAATAGTTGAGCCCTCATTATCTCTATACGTCAATATATCAGAGCAACATTCCAAAAGATCCTTTAGGATCACCAAGTTACCTCCTCTAGCAGCAGCATGTATAGCTCTATTAATCATCTCTCTTCTATATGCAGAAGGGATCTCCCCAATGTGTTCGGTCTCTTTGTCATTACCTATAAATAATCTAGGCAAAAGAGCAAAGTCAAGAAGCAGCCTAAAAATCTCTGAATTCTTACTCCTGGCTGCAGCATATAACACATCAGTGACACCATATTCTCCTTCTCCGAAAACCATAAGAGGGTCTATTTTAAGCAATTTCTTAACAAAATCCATATCCCCAGCCGAGGCAGCCGTATACATAAGCCATCCACCATAGCCAGCTTCAATGAGGGAGTTTTTAGACCCATTGGTCTCACATTCACAAAAAAGCTTATGTGCAACCTCAGAGCGATTGCGCGAAACATGATCAAAGTGTTCATCATCATCCCAAACACTCTCAAGGCGGTGAATCCTACGAAGAGAGGTAAGCTTGATAAGATGATTGGCATCAAGGCGCAGAAGCTGGCGGACCAAGTCATAATGTCCATTTGCAGCAGCCCAATCAATAGGGGAAGCATACCACCATTGATCTCCGGTACCCTCCCACCGCAGAGGAAAGTCTGTAGAAGCCATCTGAAGCGAAACAACAAAAATCAGTTTTATGGtacaaaacaaaacatattCTCGCAAAAATTAATGGTCTCATAATATTTAACTCAATAGGACCATACCCAAATATAGTTCCTCAACCAAAAAAACAATACAAACAAAAGGATTGAACCAATTGTTGTGCCTACTAAAATTATACCTGATCAACAAATAAAGATGCTAGCAAGTAAACAATAAAGGAGTCTAGCATAGGAGATTCAACATATTCTAAAGAACTATATATTGTGAAATCATGACAGACAAGCAGCATGCAGCATGTGAAATCAAGAACCAAGGTGCAAGATCAAAAGGGCAGAATGAGATTTGCTCAGTTGGAGAAATGATGACATCTCTAAAGCTATGTACTTATAATATTGAGCCTTTAGAGCCCTGAAAAGctgataaaaaataatgataataacaTAATCAAAAGTTAAATTGAAAAAGATTACCTATTACAGAAGATGTCAAAATCAGATGGCCATACTTAAGAACATGATCAACTATTAAtcactgaaaaaaaaaaacatagagCTGCTTAACTATTCCCTACACAAAGGGCAGTATGAGTAAagagcaaaaataaaaatttgcatCAACTGCATGTTAATTTATAAGAGGAGAGAAGATTgagtaaaatttaaaagatatgtACATAGGGAAGGTTATCAGATGGGGTTGCAGGAAAAACTAAAAGATGTAGAAGAATCGTGTATATGAAGAGATGACAAAGATGAAGTTTAAGTGCATGATGATGAATTTGATGGAGTCGTATGTTATTTAGTATTGAATTTATAATAGATTCTTTCAGCTAGTCTTTGCCTAGTGCGCCAAAAATAGATGCgacaatttaatatatttggtTCGGGTTCGGTCCATTACATATTCTTTGTATCATCTAATTTTGAGATAATTGCAAGGCACATTTTATTCTTCGGATCAATTGTATTTAGATATCCTAATTTTAGATAATTGTTTAACATATctagtattatattatattttggtgTCGCGTTTTGaacttttttgatatatttttatctattttgatctatcaacatgaaaaataagaaaaatgacTTAAATTTAAGAactaactaaaatataatattattgaatCCTAAATCTATTTTATTCATGATAGGCTAAaatagacaaaaaaaaataaaaagttctaACATGACAATAAAATGTattgagaaattgaaaatttagGTAATCAAATTCAGTTAGATCAAATTAAGAATATGTTTTGTAATTAACTTTTtgagtaatttttataaattatctcTCAATTTTTTAAATCCTTTCTGGGAAAGTCGTTAATCGATATGCAAATGTCAGCGTGCAAGAATGTAAGAGAAAATACTTGGCAAGTTGGCATGACGAAGTATGTTGGCATGTTTAGCTGCGCCAGGTCAACAAACGTAATATTTTAAGCACAAGGTCATTAACAGTTTAGCACGTACTAATTCAGAAGCAGAATGTACATGTAAGACTTGTTTAACGTCATAATAAATCCAAGAAAAATGCACGTCCACAGGATTGATTGGATACAAAATTGTGTACCGGAGAGATTAGGCTAGTGGCAGACAAGCTTTACACAGCTCATTCTGTACAGAATTTTGTATCCAATTCTGTGAACGCAATATTTCTCTAAATTCAAAGTATCCGCAAACTTTGAAAATTGCATGGTACTTTATATTACACAAGTTTTGTCCGAAATGATCGTTCTCGATTCTTCATAAGATATCTAACATTTAGGAGAGTCCAGAATGTGGTTAATTTGGTGGATTGGGAAGTCCTGAATGGGGAGAACTGGACCAAACTTATCCTATGGGTATGGTGTAAAGAGAGAAGTGGACATGGCCATGTGAGTAGTAGTGGTAGTGGTGGCTTTTAACTTTTTTCAAGGATTGGACCAAGTGATCCATTGCAGAAAGTGATCTCAATAGCCTgcttttatcaaataataatgTGCATGCGATTCTCAAACTTACTTCGACTTTTAGTTGCATGTTATGTAATACTACACTTTCTACTTCAACATTTGTTAAACTTTGAGGATATTCAATTTCTTCGATAGGTGCATATTCTAGAATATGTAAGTGAATCATATTGGGTTTTTGAGCTTTTTTTCCTAAAATTATGCGTTATTATAcatatacttattattatttacatatattttatagtgaAATTCGGATCAAAACTatcaattcaaatttttgttaatatttgatAGTATTCATTCAAgttgaattattaaaaaatattacttttatcAAGCATTGAACTTGAAAATGATGAAGCTGGATTTTTAATTGAATTCGATTAATTTGTGATAGTTCGACTCACAACGACATGATTACACCAAATGTTAGATCTGATATGATTCCGAACTCAAAATCGTATCATGTTCATAGTATGAGTATTATATTTTACCATttcacttaattttttttatgtatatataattcgaTGTCCACATCAGTGTTTGCGCACCTCTACTAATCCAAAAAACTGCTAGTACATTTGTACCTACTGAGCATCACCGTCTATTTACTTTTGTGCCCCCAAAAATCGAACCTATAACTTTGAAATGGTAAGTCCTAAAGTTACGGTCTCAACCAACTGGGACACCCGTGGTGGACTTAATTCATCTTGGCAGATTATCAAATTAACAGGTCAGAACAGTTGAATCGAACTGCCAAGAAACCTGGTGAAGTTTGGTGCTAAAGTATGTGATCTTAACAAAGATTTGAGAACAATTCCGGAAAAACACAATCGGTATAAGGGAAGATATGTAAAAACATGGGTGCTACTTTAGAATTGTGCATGTTCATGAAGAGGCCTTATCTGGCTTTATGAAATGGAATAGTATATTGTTAAAGTTGTTTCACATGGACAGCCAGAAAGATGGATATGACAGGCACCAATGTGGGATACCCATAGCCCCCCTCTATAGTTCGGCAAAGACAAGACGAGACGAAGCATGATCAATTCAGGAAACTGGCCAGAACCAAACAGTTTCTGCCCACTATTTGTAGATGTGTAAATCATCTAAGCAGCTTATGCGGTCTGAATCGATAAAATTTATTCCTCCGTGCCATTCATTTCTTAATATTTCGGGACACACATTTTGaatcttttataaaatatagttttaaaaataattttaaatattgttccttctaaataaatattaatatttaaatattattcagaaaaaaaataaaaatgagttaCGAAAGTATTTTGCAATTCTCTGCTTAAAATACGTGTGAAGCAGCGAAAACGGAACCTTATTTCTCTAACAGACAGACACGAAGCAGGAAATTTAATAGAGACAAGCTTAATTCGGATAGTTCCTCTATCTGCGAAACATGATAGAGTGGGAAGATACACAAATCGGGCTTCATCCCATAATATAACAAACCAAACACGACGAAAGGCGATTAATTGAATATCAAAGTGGGAAAGATGGCCCTGAAGCAataaaagagagaaaaagatTAGAAGTACATAGCTTTGAGTGGATGCATAATAGAACGATGATGATTTACCCCACACCACTGGGCTCAAGTTAGCTAGCAAGTTGGGGAGCACAAGATGGTGCCTTGGTCCAGTCTTGAAACAATCATAGTTTAGCCTGTCAACTATGAAGAAAATAGCTTTATCAATTCAATGTTACAAAGATAAATAGCTGAATATTGGATAAGATTGAGGTCTATCCATTTCATTCTCGCTTCCTCTTGTGTTTCTGCACTCAGGTATCAAAACACGAACATTAATTACCTTTTAACAATAGATGTtatttttaatactcttttcGAGACTCCAAATAAgagtcgttttgactttttctaTCCAACAGAGGGTAAGGATCGTAAAGGTTAATAACCCCCTAAGAAAAAAccaaggttgtaaaaatcggaactcggtccaactcggtttggttccggaaaaatgagtactcggaactcgggtgagtactcggaatgagtaatCGGATAACTAATtgggtattttttttaattaatttttttctctcat
This genomic window contains:
- the LOC108228085 gene encoding uncharacterized protein LOC108228085 isoform X2; its protein translation is MASTDFPLRWEGTGDQWWYASPIDWAAANGHYDLVRQLLRLDANHLIKLTSLRRIHRLESVWDDDEHFDHVSRNRSEVAHKLFCECETNGSKNSLIEAGYGGWLMYTAASAGDMDFVKKLLKIDPLMVFGEGEYGVTDVLYAAARSKNSEIFRLLLDFALLPRLFIGNDKETEHIGEIPSAYRREMINRAIHAAARGGNLVILKDLLECCSDILTYRDNEGSTILHAAAGRGQVEVVKDLITSSDIINSVDNQGNTSLHVAAYRGQLAAVEVLMHASPPSMYSKNNAGETFLHRAVAGFQIPIFRRVDRQIELMKNLARGNNFVIEEIINAKNNDGRTALHLAVIGNIHTDLVELLMTAHSINVNICDNDGMTALDLLKQRPRSASSEILTRQLISAGGIFNCQDHSARKVIASHLRMRSIESSPGTSFEIPDSEILSQMVTDKGSNACGSARLSPELAQPNKHVLISEKQSPKINIKSGSGTDASQRWRRFLHWPKMRKRKSKPEPEPLEKTVDENSVTSSEEVPVSLRSKYSKPSSLPNHKRALSVRSNAPSPTAKKKFASGLVHGVMQTMPHFNATRRTRSCSFSKSPATSSPYYWDKQKGMYVENEIVAEASCSNSVLGDETPNVLHKPAFAHKRPLINQICFRGKPQHREFYDPSIPSFT
- the LOC108228085 gene encoding uncharacterized protein LOC108228085 isoform X1; this translates as MLLVCHDFTIYSSLEYVESPMLDSFIVYLLASLFVDQMASTDFPLRWEGTGDQWWYASPIDWAAANGHYDLVRQLLRLDANHLIKLTSLRRIHRLESVWDDDEHFDHVSRNRSEVAHKLFCECETNGSKNSLIEAGYGGWLMYTAASAGDMDFVKKLLKIDPLMVFGEGEYGVTDVLYAAARSKNSEIFRLLLDFALLPRLFIGNDKETEHIGEIPSAYRREMINRAIHAAARGGNLVILKDLLECCSDILTYRDNEGSTILHAAAGRGQVEVVKDLITSSDIINSVDNQGNTSLHVAAYRGQLAAVEVLMHASPPSMYSKNNAGETFLHRAVAGFQIPIFRRVDRQIELMKNLARGNNFVIEEIINAKNNDGRTALHLAVIGNIHTDLVELLMTAHSINVNICDNDGMTALDLLKQRPRSASSEILTRQLISAGGIFNCQDHSARKVIASHLRMRSIESSPGTSFEIPDSEILSQMVTDKGSNACGSARLSPELAQPNKHVLISEKQSPKINIKSGSGTDASQRWRRFLHWPKMRKRKSKPEPEPLEKTVDENSVTSSEEVPVSLRSKYSKPSSLPNHKRALSVRSNAPSPTAKKKFASGLVHGVMQTMPHFNATRRTRSCSFSKSPATSSPYYWDKQKGMYVENEIVAEASCSNSVLGDETPNVLHKPAFAHKRPLINQICFRGKPQHREFYDPSIPSFT